Proteins from a single region of Harmonia axyridis chromosome 4, icHarAxyr1.1, whole genome shotgun sequence:
- the LOC123679081 gene encoding uncharacterized protein LOC123679081, whose product MSFNNQSSDMIPIQVEYAEYKRKKEYLKRIVRLTTSKMQDDESDVESGSMSYRIHYKIYIEALEQLLGKEVVERKIKDKEEREKREKEEKKIEERTWTEKLAIFKAMNRASCYKQLLDQVIIGQESIKDANLLMANLCSQDKQRNTHRHLEFTPTVPKRAL is encoded by the exons ATGTCGTTTAATAACCAGAGTTCCGACATGATCCCAATACAAGTTG aatatgcagaatataaacggaagaaagaatatttgaagagaataGTGAGACTCACGACATCAAAGATGCAGGATGACGAAAGTGATGTGGAGAGCGGCTCAATGAGCTACAGAATCCATTACAAAATCTACATAGAGGCTCTGGAGCAATTATTAGGCAAGGAAGTAgttgagagaaaaataaaagataaggaggaaagagaaaagagagagaaagaagaaaagaaaattgaagaaagaacctGGACCGAAAAGTTAGCAATTTTCAAAGCTATGAACAGAGCTTCTTGCTATAAGCAACTCTTGGATCAAGTAATTATCGGACAAGAAAGTATAAAAGATGCAAATTTGTTAATGGCGAACCTCTGTAGCCAGGACAAACAAAGAAATACACATAGACATTTAGAATTCACTCCTACTGTACCAAAAAGGGCTTTATGA